From a single Ammospiza nelsoni isolate bAmmNel1 chromosome 11, bAmmNel1.pri, whole genome shotgun sequence genomic region:
- the IPPK gene encoding inositol-pentakisphosphate 2-kinase, with the protein MEVEKMDENEWKYHGEGNQSLVVSHCQRCVVLRFLKSPPNQNKTPEEILHHLQNIVDFGKHVMKQFFGENYVHHGEIIQLPLDFVRQLCLKIQPERPECRCDKDMDTLSGYAMCLPNLTRLQPFRFAEHRPILCIEIKPKCGFIPFSSHVSQEIKHKVCRYCMHQHLKVANGKWKRPSKYCPLDLFSGNKQRMHFALKSLLQEAQNNLKIFKNGELIYGCKDDQDCVCDWNELARHLKPFFFPCNGLASGPQCTRTVVKELIHVITMALLSSTDSCRAGDMKTVPISQGRSYCEASAFNKELVRNGKHKLESSGLPRGCLLYKTLQAQMLDMLDIEGLYPLYSRVEQYLEEFPEERSTLQIDGPYNEAFYEKLLDLSLEDDGTVAFALTKVQQYRIAMTAKDCSIMIALSPCLQDECSEQRPVVLTSKSRFTFSVSVLDLDLKPYESIPHQYKLDGEIVNYYLKNVQAKEDPVMSNLFKENEDCTLVLHKV; encoded by the exons ACTCCAGAGGAAATACTACACCATCTGCAAAACATCGTGGACTTTGGAAAACATGTGATGAAGCAGTTCTTTGGGGAGAACTATGTTCACCATGGG GAAATTATTCAACTGCCTTTAGACTTTGTAAGGCAGCTCTGTTTGAAAATCCAGCCAGAGAGGCCAG AGTGTCGCTGTGACAAGGACATGGACACGCTGAGCGGTTACGCCATGTGCCTTCCCAACCTGACGCGGCTGCAGCCCTTCCGCTTCGCCGAGCACCGGCCCATCCTGTGCATCGAGATCAAG ccAAAGTGTGGCTTCATTCCCTTTTCCAGCCATGTTTCACAGGAGATAAAGCACAAGGTGTGTCGTTACTGTATGCATCAGCATCTAAAG GTAGCCAATGGAAAATGGAAACGACCAAGTAAATATTGCCCGTTGGATCTCTTCTCAGG AAATAAACAAAGAATGCACTTTGCTTTGAAGAGCTTATTACAGGAGGCACAGAACaacctgaaaatatttaag AATGGGGAGCTAATTTATGGCTGTAAGGATGACCAGGACTGTGTGTGTGACTGGAATGAACTTGCTCGTCACCTCAAGCCTTTCTTTTTCCCGTGCAACGGGCTGGCCAGCGGCCCCCAGTGCACCAGGACCGTGGTGAAGGAGCTGATCCACGTCATCACCATggccctgctgagcagcaccgactcctgcagggcaggggacatGAAAACAGTTCCCATCTCACAGGGGAGGAGCTACTGTGAAGCAAGTGCTTTTAATAAGGAGCTAGTAAGGAATG GTAAACATAAGTTGGAAAGCTCTGGTTTACCGAGGGGTTGTCTCCTTTATAAAACCCTTCAGGCTCAGATGCTCGACATGCTGGATATTGAAGGACTCTATCCTTTGTACAGTAGAGTTGAGCAGTACTTGGAGGAATTTCCTGAGGAGAG AAGTACATTGCAGATAGATGGACCTTACAATGAGGCGTTCTATGAGAAGCTGCTGGACCTTTCCCTGGAAGATGATGGGACAGTGGCATTTGCATTAACAAAG GTGCAGCAGTACAGAATAGCAATGACTGCTAAAGACTGCTCCATCATGATTGCCCTTTCCCCCTGCCTGCAAGATGAATG ctctgAGCAAAGACCTGTGGTACTGACATCCAAATCCAGATTCACcttctctgtttctgtgctggaCCTGGACCTGAAGCCCTATGAAAGCATCCCCCACCAGTACAAACTCGATGGAGAAATAGTCAATTATTACCTGAAAAATGTACAGGCCAAAGAGGACCCAGTTATGTCCAACCTCTTCAAGGAGAATGAAGACTGCACATTAGTTCTCCATAAAGTGTAA